The following are encoded together in the Equus quagga isolate Etosha38 chromosome 15, UCLA_HA_Equagga_1.0, whole genome shotgun sequence genome:
- the SLC35B3 gene encoding adenosine 3'-phospho 5'-phosphosulfate transporter 2 isoform X1, with the protein MRVSCEEAAAAVESGGVGEEEKHQEDLAQQTKEGLNKGEETSKDNFGSSECSRTGTMDLKFNNSRKYVSITVPSKTQTMSPHIKSVDDIVVLGINLSRFNKLTQFFICVAGVFVFYLIYGYLQELIFSMEGFKSYGWYLTLVQFAFYSIFGLIELQLIQDKRRRIPGKTYMIIAFLTVGTMGLSNTSLGYLNYPTQVIFKCCKLIPVMLGGVLIQGKRYNVVDVSAAVCMSLGLIWFTLADSTTAPNFNLTGVILISLALCADAVIGNVQEKAMKLHNASNSEMVLYSYSIGFVYILLGLTCTSGLGPAVAFCSKNPIQTYGYAFLFSLTGYFGISFVLALIKIFGALVAVTVTTGRKAMTIVLSFIFFAKPFTFQYVWSGFLVVLGIFLNVYSKNMDKIRLPSLYDLINKMVETRTSRTLAQTV; encoded by the exons ATGCGAGTATCCTGCGAGGAGGCGGCCGCTGCTGTGGAAAGTGGAGGAGTGGGTGAAGAGGAGAAGCACCAGGAG GACTTGGCCCAGCAAACAAAAGAAGGACTGAACAAAGGAGAGGAGACCAGCAAAGATAACTTTGGAAGCTCTGAATGCAGCAGAACAGGAACAATGGATCTCAAGTTCAACAACTCCAGGAAATATGTTTCCATCACTGTCCCGTCCAAAACCCAAACAATGTCACCACACATCAAGTCAGTAGATGACATTGTAGTCCTTGGCATAAATCTCAGCAGATTTAACAAACTTACTCAATTTTTCATATGTGTTGCTGGAGTTTTTGTATTTTACCTAATTTATGGATATTTACAG gaattaatattttcaatggaGGGGTTTAAGTCCTATGGCTGGTACCTTACTTTAGTGCAGTTTGCATTTTACTCCATATTTGGCCTAATAGAACTTCAGCTTATTCAGGACAAAAGGAGAAG AATACCAGGAAAAACCTACATGATAATAGCTTTTCTAACTGTGGGTACTATGGGGTTATCAAACACTTCCTTGGGCTACCTGAATTACCCTACCCAAGTCATCTTCAAGTGCTGCAAATTGATTCCTGTTATGCTAGGAGGAGTTTTGATTCAAG GAAAGCGCTATAACGTGGTAGACGTGTCTGCTGCAGTGTGTATGAGCCTTGGTCTAATATGGTTTACCCTCGCTGACAGCACGACTGCGCCAAATTTCAACCTGACAG GTGTGATCCTTATTTCCCTGGCCCTGTGTGCGGACGCTGTCATTGGAAATGTTCAAGAGAAAGCTATGAAGCTGCATAATGCTTCGAATTCAGAAATG GTTTTGTATTCGTACTCGATCGGTTTTGTGTACATTTTACTGGGATTGACGTGCACTAGTGGACTAGGCCCTGCGGTCGCATTCTGTTCAAAG AATCCAATTCAGACCTACGgttatgctttccttttttccctcactGGCTATTTTGGAATCTCCTTTGTTCTGGCTTTGATTAAAATTTTTGGTGCACTTGTTGCTGTAACAG TGACAACAGGAAGAAAAGCAATGACCATCGTACTTTCATTCATATTCTTTGCTAAACCATTCACATTTCA gtATGTATGGTCTGGTTTTTTAGTTGTCCTTGGTATATTTCTCAATGTTTACagcaaaaatatggataaaataagACTACCGTCACTATATGATCTGATAAACAAAATGGTGGAAACGAGAACGTCAAGGACATTGGCACAAACCGTATAG
- the SLC35B3 gene encoding adenosine 3'-phospho 5'-phosphosulfate transporter 2 isoform X2: MRGEDEDLAQQTKEGLNKGEETSKDNFGSSECSRTGTMDLKFNNSRKYVSITVPSKTQTMSPHIKSVDDIVVLGINLSRFNKLTQFFICVAGVFVFYLIYGYLQELIFSMEGFKSYGWYLTLVQFAFYSIFGLIELQLIQDKRRRIPGKTYMIIAFLTVGTMGLSNTSLGYLNYPTQVIFKCCKLIPVMLGGVLIQGKRYNVVDVSAAVCMSLGLIWFTLADSTTAPNFNLTGVILISLALCADAVIGNVQEKAMKLHNASNSEMVLYSYSIGFVYILLGLTCTSGLGPAVAFCSKNPIQTYGYAFLFSLTGYFGISFVLALIKIFGALVAVTVTTGRKAMTIVLSFIFFAKPFTFQYVWSGFLVVLGIFLNVYSKNMDKIRLPSLYDLINKMVETRTSRTLAQTV; the protein is encoded by the exons ATGCGGGGAGAGGATGAG GACTTGGCCCAGCAAACAAAAGAAGGACTGAACAAAGGAGAGGAGACCAGCAAAGATAACTTTGGAAGCTCTGAATGCAGCAGAACAGGAACAATGGATCTCAAGTTCAACAACTCCAGGAAATATGTTTCCATCACTGTCCCGTCCAAAACCCAAACAATGTCACCACACATCAAGTCAGTAGATGACATTGTAGTCCTTGGCATAAATCTCAGCAGATTTAACAAACTTACTCAATTTTTCATATGTGTTGCTGGAGTTTTTGTATTTTACCTAATTTATGGATATTTACAG gaattaatattttcaatggaGGGGTTTAAGTCCTATGGCTGGTACCTTACTTTAGTGCAGTTTGCATTTTACTCCATATTTGGCCTAATAGAACTTCAGCTTATTCAGGACAAAAGGAGAAG AATACCAGGAAAAACCTACATGATAATAGCTTTTCTAACTGTGGGTACTATGGGGTTATCAAACACTTCCTTGGGCTACCTGAATTACCCTACCCAAGTCATCTTCAAGTGCTGCAAATTGATTCCTGTTATGCTAGGAGGAGTTTTGATTCAAG GAAAGCGCTATAACGTGGTAGACGTGTCTGCTGCAGTGTGTATGAGCCTTGGTCTAATATGGTTTACCCTCGCTGACAGCACGACTGCGCCAAATTTCAACCTGACAG GTGTGATCCTTATTTCCCTGGCCCTGTGTGCGGACGCTGTCATTGGAAATGTTCAAGAGAAAGCTATGAAGCTGCATAATGCTTCGAATTCAGAAATG GTTTTGTATTCGTACTCGATCGGTTTTGTGTACATTTTACTGGGATTGACGTGCACTAGTGGACTAGGCCCTGCGGTCGCATTCTGTTCAAAG AATCCAATTCAGACCTACGgttatgctttccttttttccctcactGGCTATTTTGGAATCTCCTTTGTTCTGGCTTTGATTAAAATTTTTGGTGCACTTGTTGCTGTAACAG TGACAACAGGAAGAAAAGCAATGACCATCGTACTTTCATTCATATTCTTTGCTAAACCATTCACATTTCA gtATGTATGGTCTGGTTTTTTAGTTGTCCTTGGTATATTTCTCAATGTTTACagcaaaaatatggataaaataagACTACCGTCACTATATGATCTGATAAACAAAATGGTGGAAACGAGAACGTCAAGGACATTGGCACAAACCGTATAG
- the SLC35B3 gene encoding adenosine 3'-phospho 5'-phosphosulfate transporter 2 isoform X3 — protein sequence MDLKFNNSRKYVSITVPSKTQTMSPHIKSVDDIVVLGINLSRFNKLTQFFICVAGVFVFYLIYGYLQELIFSMEGFKSYGWYLTLVQFAFYSIFGLIELQLIQDKRRRIPGKTYMIIAFLTVGTMGLSNTSLGYLNYPTQVIFKCCKLIPVMLGGVLIQGKRYNVVDVSAAVCMSLGLIWFTLADSTTAPNFNLTGVILISLALCADAVIGNVQEKAMKLHNASNSEMVLYSYSIGFVYILLGLTCTSGLGPAVAFCSKNPIQTYGYAFLFSLTGYFGISFVLALIKIFGALVAVTVTTGRKAMTIVLSFIFFAKPFTFQYVWSGFLVVLGIFLNVYSKNMDKIRLPSLYDLINKMVETRTSRTLAQTV from the exons ATGGATCTCAAGTTCAACAACTCCAGGAAATATGTTTCCATCACTGTCCCGTCCAAAACCCAAACAATGTCACCACACATCAAGTCAGTAGATGACATTGTAGTCCTTGGCATAAATCTCAGCAGATTTAACAAACTTACTCAATTTTTCATATGTGTTGCTGGAGTTTTTGTATTTTACCTAATTTATGGATATTTACAG gaattaatattttcaatggaGGGGTTTAAGTCCTATGGCTGGTACCTTACTTTAGTGCAGTTTGCATTTTACTCCATATTTGGCCTAATAGAACTTCAGCTTATTCAGGACAAAAGGAGAAG AATACCAGGAAAAACCTACATGATAATAGCTTTTCTAACTGTGGGTACTATGGGGTTATCAAACACTTCCTTGGGCTACCTGAATTACCCTACCCAAGTCATCTTCAAGTGCTGCAAATTGATTCCTGTTATGCTAGGAGGAGTTTTGATTCAAG GAAAGCGCTATAACGTGGTAGACGTGTCTGCTGCAGTGTGTATGAGCCTTGGTCTAATATGGTTTACCCTCGCTGACAGCACGACTGCGCCAAATTTCAACCTGACAG GTGTGATCCTTATTTCCCTGGCCCTGTGTGCGGACGCTGTCATTGGAAATGTTCAAGAGAAAGCTATGAAGCTGCATAATGCTTCGAATTCAGAAATG GTTTTGTATTCGTACTCGATCGGTTTTGTGTACATTTTACTGGGATTGACGTGCACTAGTGGACTAGGCCCTGCGGTCGCATTCTGTTCAAAG AATCCAATTCAGACCTACGgttatgctttccttttttccctcactGGCTATTTTGGAATCTCCTTTGTTCTGGCTTTGATTAAAATTTTTGGTGCACTTGTTGCTGTAACAG TGACAACAGGAAGAAAAGCAATGACCATCGTACTTTCATTCATATTCTTTGCTAAACCATTCACATTTCA gtATGTATGGTCTGGTTTTTTAGTTGTCCTTGGTATATTTCTCAATGTTTACagcaaaaatatggataaaataagACTACCGTCACTATATGATCTGATAAACAAAATGGTGGAAACGAGAACGTCAAGGACATTGGCACAAACCGTATAG